In Mycoplasma sp. OR1901, the genomic window TCAAGGTAAAAAGAACATGAAGGAATATTTAAAAGAAAATACTGAATTACAGCAGGAAATAATTAATTCTCTTAGAAATAATTAAAGTTTATTAGTATTAGTTTAAATATTGTCTTTAAATTATTGTATAATATAGGAATGAAAAATATAATAGATGTAAAAATTGAAATACAAAAAAATTCAAGAATAAAATATGAATACAATAGAAAAACAAAAGCTATAGAAGTTGACCGTATTTTACGTGGAGACTTCGTTTATCCATGTAATTATGGTTTTGTTCCAAATGCTCTTGATTGAGACGGTGATGAATTAGATGTTTTATTATATTCTGAAGAAACATTCCAACCAGGAGTTTCATTAAAAGCTAGAATTATTGGTGCAATGAAAATGATTGATGATGGTGAAACTGATACAAAATTAGTTGCAGTACATGCTGATGATTATCGTTTAGATAACATAAAAACTTTAGAAGATCTACCGGAACCATTTTTAAAAACAGTTGAAACATTTTTCAGTACTTATAAAAATTGAAAAAGACCAGGGATTACAAAAGTATCTGGTTTTGAAAATGTAGATTGAGCTTTACAAGAATATGAAGAATGTGTACATTTAATGAACGAATACGGTTCAATGGATAAAAAAGAATTTATAACAAAAATGCAACAAGAACATCCTGAAAAGTATGAATAATATAAAAATGCTAGGTTGCTAGCATTTTTGAATAAAAAAAGTATAAAAAAATGGTACATCATACAGGGTTCGAACCTGCGACCCACTGGTTAAGAGCCAGTTGCTCTACCCGCTGAGCTAATGATGCACTAAAATTATATTCTTTTTACAAAAATATAAATTTATTTTTTAAAAAAAGGAAAATACAATATGAAAAAAATTAGAACAAGATATGCACCTAGCCCTACAGGGTTTTTACACATAGGTGGTGCTAGAACTGCGTTATTTAATTATTTATTTGCTAAACATAATAATGGTGATTTTATTTTCAGACTAGAAGATACTGATATTAAAAGAAATGTTGAAGGTGGAGAAGAATCTCAATTAGAAAATCTTGCTTGACTAGGTATAGTGCCAGATGAATCACCACTTAAACCAAATGAAAAATATGGTAAATATAGACAAAGTGAAAAGTTAGATAGATATAGAGAAGTTTTAAATCAATTATTCGAATTAGGTGTTGTTTATAAAGCGTATGATACTACTGAAGAATTAGAACAACAAAAATTAGAGAGTGATCAAAAAGGAATTCCTAACTTTAGATATGATAAAAACTGATTAAAAATCAGTGATGAAGAACGTCAAAAAAGAGATAAAAATGGTGAATATTCAATAAGATTAAGTATTCCTAAAAATGAAGAATTATCTTGAAATGATATTGTTAGAGGTAAAATTTCATTTAACTCAAGTGATATCACAGATTGAGTTGTATTTAAATCTGACGGGTATCCAACTTATAATTTTGCGGTTGTTGTTGATGATCATGACATGGAAATTACACACGTTTTAAGAGGTGAAGAACACATCGGGAACACTCCTAAACAATTAGTTTTATACAATTACTTAAAATGAGATAGACCTGAATTTGGACACCTAACCATTATTACAAATATGGAGGGTAAAAAGTTATCTAAACGTGATACATCATTAAAACAATTCATTTCTGACTATAAAGAAGAAGGGTATGTTCCACACGGTATATTTAACTTTTTAACACTATTAGGTTGAACCGCACATGATGGTAGCGAATTAATGTCTCACGAAGAAATAATTGCTAAATTTGAAGCAGAAAGATTAAGTAAGAGCCCTACAAAATTTGATATCTCTAAAATGAACTGATTTTCAAAACAATATCTAAAAAACACTGATAGTACAGAATTACTTTACTTATTTGAAAACGAAAGTAACTTTTCGAATGAATGATTAAATATCTTTATAGATACATTTAAGCAAAGTTGTGCAACAACAAGTGAATTACTTGCTAATTTAGATATCTATAAAAATCCTATTAATACAAAAATTGAATTTTCACAAGAAGAATTAGAAGTTGTGTATAAGTTTAAAGAATTACTAGTTAATAAAGTCAAAAACAACTTGTTCACAATTGAAGACATTCAAGAAGTAATTCAAAGTGTTCAAAAAGAATTAAATGTAAAAGGTAAAAAGTTATTTATGCCTATTAGATTAGCAGCAACTTCACATGAACATGGTCCTGAATTAGCTAAAGCAATTTATTTATTTGGACAAGATTTTATTTTAGAATCTTTAAATAAGTACTAATATGAAATTAAAATTTTTATCAATAATTCATCAAAATGGTGAAGATAACAAAATTGAATTTGAAGTAGAATACCAAAAAGCAGTTGATGGTAAATTTACTTCATATGACTTTTTAGATCCGCAAAGTAAAGATAAAAATAGAATTGAAATTAGCGAAGATGAAATAAATATTTTTTCATCTAATGCAAGCATATTTTTAGCTTACCAAAACGAAGTTGACTTTGAATACGAAATAGGTGAACAAAGTATCTCTTTAACATCACACTGAACTTTTAAAGACTTTAATGATACTAAATATCAATTTAAATATTCTTTAAGTAGTAGTGGAATGGAAATAGGTAATTACGATATTACAATTGAATTAATAAAATAATTAAAAATACTAAGCGTTATTGCTTAGTATTTTTACATACATTAATTATTAAATATCTTTAATTAATTCAAGTAGTGTATTATTGATTTTAAATGTTGGTTCATCGACAAAGTAACCATCATCGTAACTGTTATTTTTAAAATTAAAGTTTTCAGTAAACGCATTTCATATAGTACTCATTCTATCGTCTGTATATTGGTCCGAATTTATGAATTTAGCTATTTTATATAAAACATAAATTATTTCATAATTGATTAATTTATCATCATAATATTTATTTATAAAGTTTTTAAAGTTTAAATATTTTTCTTCAGCTGATGAAACATCACCATATTCAAATTGCTTGTTGACTACATATAAACCTCTTCAATTTAAAATATCACTTGGGTTATGTATTATATTGAAATCCATTTCTTTTGAATTAATAAATATATTCTCAATTTTTTGTCTTGTAATATATGCAACTTTTTGTTCGTCAGTTAAAGCGTCAATTAATGATTTAAAGTGTTTTTTAATATCTTCTTGATAGAAGTTATATTTTTCTTGTTGGTTTCCTTCA contains:
- a CDS encoding inorganic diphosphatase; translation: MKNIIDVKIEIQKNSRIKYEYNRKTKAIEVDRILRGDFVYPCNYGFVPNALDWDGDELDVLLYSEETFQPGVSLKARIIGAMKMIDDGETDTKLVAVHADDYRLDNIKTLEDLPEPFLKTVETFFSTYKNWKRPGITKVSGFENVDWALQEYEECVHLMNEYGSMDKKEFITKMQQEHPEKYE
- the gltX gene encoding glutamate--tRNA ligase, whose translation is MKKIRTRYAPSPTGFLHIGGARTALFNYLFAKHNNGDFIFRLEDTDIKRNVEGGEESQLENLAWLGIVPDESPLKPNEKYGKYRQSEKLDRYREVLNQLFELGVVYKAYDTTEELEQQKLESDQKGIPNFRYDKNWLKISDEERQKRDKNGEYSIRLSIPKNEELSWNDIVRGKISFNSSDITDWVVFKSDGYPTYNFAVVVDDHDMEITHVLRGEEHIGNTPKQLVLYNYLKWDRPEFGHLTIITNMEGKKLSKRDTSLKQFISDYKEEGYVPHGIFNFLTLLGWTAHDGSELMSHEEIIAKFEAERLSKSPTKFDISKMNWFSKQYLKNTDSTELLYLFENESNFSNEWLNIFIDTFKQSCATTSELLANLDIYKNPINTKIEFSQEELEVVYKFKELLVNKVKNNLFTIEDIQEVIQSVQKELNVKGKKLFMPIRLAATSHEHGPELAKAIYLFGQDFILESLNKY